The Macrobrachium rosenbergii isolate ZJJX-2024 chromosome 56, ASM4041242v1, whole genome shotgun sequence genome includes a region encoding these proteins:
- the LOC136836761 gene encoding probable glutamate receptor isoform X2, which translates to MAPNTEQAIKEIEFDYYVGVFEVLPNEQDSNLTHWSSAVVGSIKQIRKSSRHMVLLLVSNDGDFLSQFVKEALDNDVLIWPTRVMLITRLSLQRLHPLGKALSGINAIVITRETSKAERWGVYAYLPYSHRVVLVATWTSVAGLSYHADTQLFPNKFRRLTDGAHLGVVGQNFPPHVVVRKTRSNESQESKFVFSGPLLLVLEMLARNINFTYDLVQPSDGSWGFLFPNGTWNGMIGMLHRKEVDFGLGPFGITYLRAQVVDYTSPLVVDYGRILGRRGDTAVDPWSFAFPLTYSVWASTFATLIIVLLLAKVLSKIHWNPEFQSPRISLSVYLRTFLQQDVEVSADSTWERMILAVWILAIFVLTECYSTNLISLLAVRYISEPYQTVRAVLDDPKVTMIWFANTAHQQYLAGVESGIFYELVQVGKRGRMKLITPAEYEETVTTYVSRGDHVMMNPDTIMRMFLTEDYMDKGNCKFYLSKEGFLPLTFCMVVQKYSPLLSPINEVIRAVIEGGFYNYWMDNAFANAKSCKNPPRKITVQEPLALANVWGMFAVLVSGDLIGVIVLCLEIITKRISSGSLGRS; encoded by the exons GCCATAAAAGAAATCGAGTTTGATTATTACGTTGGAGTGTTTGAAGTTCTGCCGAATGAACAAGACAGTAACTTGACTCATTGGTCGTCTGCCGTGGTTGGTAGCATAAAGCAG ATTCGCAAGTCGTCGAGGCATATGGTCCTACTGTTAGTCTCCAACGACGGCGACTTCTTGAGCCAGTTCGTCAAAGAAGCGCTTGATAATGATGTCCTCATCTGGCCAACGAGAGTAATGCTCATCACCCGGCTGTCGCTTCAGCGTCTGCATCCCCTGGGGAAAGCCCTCTCCGGCATCAATGCTATTGTCATCACCCGGGAGACTTCGAAGGCAGAAAG ATGGGGTGTCTACGCGTACTTGCCGTATAGTCATCGAGTAGTCCTCGTAGCAACTTGGACCTCAGTCGCAGGACTTTCTTATCATGCGGACACCCAGCTGTTCCCTAACAAATTTCGGAG GTTGACTGACGGAGCGCATTTAGGTGTGGTTGGTCAAAACTTTCCCCCGCACGTTGTCGTTCGGAAAACAAGAAGCAACGAATCTCAGGAAAGCAAATTCGTTTTTAGTGGACCCCTCTTGTTGGTGCTGGAGATGCTCGCACGCAACATCAATTTCAC TTACGACTTAGTACAGCCTTCTGACGGCTCCTGGGGGTTTCTTTTCCCTAATGGGACGTGGAATGGAATGATTGGCATGTTACATAGGAAG GAAGTGGACTTCGGTCTGGGACCTTTCGGCATAACCTATCTGCGGGCGCAGGTGGTCGACTACACGAGCCCTTTGGTGGTCGACTACGGCCGAATCCTTGGCAGGAGGGGAGACACAGCAGTGGATCCGTGGAGTTTCGCTTTTCCCTTGACGTACTCGGTTTGGGCATCAACTTTTGCAACGTTAATCATCGTCTTGCTGCTTGCCAAGGTCTTGTCGAAAATCCACTGGAATCCGGAATTTCAGTCTCCCAGGATATCGTTGTCCGTGTATTTACGCACTTTCCTCCAGCAAG ATGTCGAGGTCTCCGCCGACAGTACTTGGGAGAGGATGATTCTAGCTGTTTGGATACTGGCTATCTTCGTCCTGACCGAATGCTACAGCAccaatttaatttctctcttggCGGTTCGGTATATCTCGGAGCCTTACCAGACGGTCAGGGCTGTGCTGGACGATCCAAAGGTTACCATGATTTGGTTCGCAAACACCGCTCATCAACAGTACTTGGCT GGCGTCGAATCTGGTATATTCTACGAGTTGGTTCAGGTCGGGAAGAGAGGCCGAATGAAACTGATAACTCCGGCTGAGTACGAAGAAACGGTGACCACTTACGTATCTCGGGGGGACCATGTCATGATGAACCCCGACACCATTATGAGGATGTTTCTCACTGAGGACTATATGGACAAAG GAAACTGCAAATTTTACCTGTCCAAGGAAGGGTTTCTTCCTCTCACGTTCTGTATGGTGGTTCAGAAGTACAGCCCTCTGCTGAGCCCTATCAATGAAGT AATTAGAGCTGTAATAGAAGGCGGGTTTTACAATTACTGGATGGACAATGCCTTTGCCAATGCAAAGTCTTGCAAAAACCCTCCAAGGAAAATTACTGTCCAGGAGCCCTTAGCCCTGGCCAATGTCTGG GGGATGTTTGCTGTCCTTGTAAGTGGTGACCTTATCGGCGTTATCGTCCTGTGTctggaaataataacaaaaaggattTCTTCAGGCAGTTTAGGAAGGAGTTAA
- the LOC136836761 gene encoding probable glutamate receptor isoform X1 has protein sequence MMAPNTEQAIKEIEFDYYVGVFEVLPNEQDSNLTHWSSAVVGSIKQIRKSSRHMVLLLVSNDGDFLSQFVKEALDNDVLIWPTRVMLITRLSLQRLHPLGKALSGINAIVITRETSKAERWGVYAYLPYSHRVVLVATWTSVAGLSYHADTQLFPNKFRRLTDGAHLGVVGQNFPPHVVVRKTRSNESQESKFVFSGPLLLVLEMLARNINFTYDLVQPSDGSWGFLFPNGTWNGMIGMLHRKEVDFGLGPFGITYLRAQVVDYTSPLVVDYGRILGRRGDTAVDPWSFAFPLTYSVWASTFATLIIVLLLAKVLSKIHWNPEFQSPRISLSVYLRTFLQQDVEVSADSTWERMILAVWILAIFVLTECYSTNLISLLAVRYISEPYQTVRAVLDDPKVTMIWFANTAHQQYLAGVESGIFYELVQVGKRGRMKLITPAEYEETVTTYVSRGDHVMMNPDTIMRMFLTEDYMDKGNCKFYLSKEGFLPLTFCMVVQKYSPLLSPINEVIRAVIEGGFYNYWMDNAFANAKSCKNPPRKITVQEPLALANVWGMFAVLVSGDLIGVIVLCLEIITKRISSGSLGRS, from the exons GCCATAAAAGAAATCGAGTTTGATTATTACGTTGGAGTGTTTGAAGTTCTGCCGAATGAACAAGACAGTAACTTGACTCATTGGTCGTCTGCCGTGGTTGGTAGCATAAAGCAG ATTCGCAAGTCGTCGAGGCATATGGTCCTACTGTTAGTCTCCAACGACGGCGACTTCTTGAGCCAGTTCGTCAAAGAAGCGCTTGATAATGATGTCCTCATCTGGCCAACGAGAGTAATGCTCATCACCCGGCTGTCGCTTCAGCGTCTGCATCCCCTGGGGAAAGCCCTCTCCGGCATCAATGCTATTGTCATCACCCGGGAGACTTCGAAGGCAGAAAG ATGGGGTGTCTACGCGTACTTGCCGTATAGTCATCGAGTAGTCCTCGTAGCAACTTGGACCTCAGTCGCAGGACTTTCTTATCATGCGGACACCCAGCTGTTCCCTAACAAATTTCGGAG GTTGACTGACGGAGCGCATTTAGGTGTGGTTGGTCAAAACTTTCCCCCGCACGTTGTCGTTCGGAAAACAAGAAGCAACGAATCTCAGGAAAGCAAATTCGTTTTTAGTGGACCCCTCTTGTTGGTGCTGGAGATGCTCGCACGCAACATCAATTTCAC TTACGACTTAGTACAGCCTTCTGACGGCTCCTGGGGGTTTCTTTTCCCTAATGGGACGTGGAATGGAATGATTGGCATGTTACATAGGAAG GAAGTGGACTTCGGTCTGGGACCTTTCGGCATAACCTATCTGCGGGCGCAGGTGGTCGACTACACGAGCCCTTTGGTGGTCGACTACGGCCGAATCCTTGGCAGGAGGGGAGACACAGCAGTGGATCCGTGGAGTTTCGCTTTTCCCTTGACGTACTCGGTTTGGGCATCAACTTTTGCAACGTTAATCATCGTCTTGCTGCTTGCCAAGGTCTTGTCGAAAATCCACTGGAATCCGGAATTTCAGTCTCCCAGGATATCGTTGTCCGTGTATTTACGCACTTTCCTCCAGCAAG ATGTCGAGGTCTCCGCCGACAGTACTTGGGAGAGGATGATTCTAGCTGTTTGGATACTGGCTATCTTCGTCCTGACCGAATGCTACAGCAccaatttaatttctctcttggCGGTTCGGTATATCTCGGAGCCTTACCAGACGGTCAGGGCTGTGCTGGACGATCCAAAGGTTACCATGATTTGGTTCGCAAACACCGCTCATCAACAGTACTTGGCT GGCGTCGAATCTGGTATATTCTACGAGTTGGTTCAGGTCGGGAAGAGAGGCCGAATGAAACTGATAACTCCGGCTGAGTACGAAGAAACGGTGACCACTTACGTATCTCGGGGGGACCATGTCATGATGAACCCCGACACCATTATGAGGATGTTTCTCACTGAGGACTATATGGACAAAG GAAACTGCAAATTTTACCTGTCCAAGGAAGGGTTTCTTCCTCTCACGTTCTGTATGGTGGTTCAGAAGTACAGCCCTCTGCTGAGCCCTATCAATGAAGT AATTAGAGCTGTAATAGAAGGCGGGTTTTACAATTACTGGATGGACAATGCCTTTGCCAATGCAAAGTCTTGCAAAAACCCTCCAAGGAAAATTACTGTCCAGGAGCCCTTAGCCCTGGCCAATGTCTGG GGGATGTTTGCTGTCCTTGTAAGTGGTGACCTTATCGGCGTTATCGTCCTGTGTctggaaataataacaaaaaggattTCTTCAGGCAGTTTAGGAAGGAGTTAA